The proteins below are encoded in one region of Engraulis encrasicolus isolate BLACKSEA-1 chromosome 1, IST_EnEncr_1.0, whole genome shotgun sequence:
- the atp5md gene encoding ATP synthase membrane subunit DAPIT, mitochondrial, with amino-acid sequence MGGHDSGTQHQFTGIAKYFNAWTITGRRNCVLLTYASIATIALFFKLKPKKEKAVTAS; translated from the exons ATGGGCGGACACGATTCAGGAACGCAGCACCAGTTCACTGGTATCGCCAAGTACTTCAATGCATGGACCATCACAGGCAGGCGAAAT TGTGTGCTCCTCACATATGCAAGCATTGCCACAATTGCCCTCTTCTTCAAGCTGAAGCCCAAGAAGGAAAAGGCCGTCACAGCCAGCTAA